Proteins from a genomic interval of Polaribacter sejongensis:
- a CDS encoding bifunctional UDP-3-O-[3-hydroxymyristoyl] N-acetylglucosamine deacetylase/3-hydroxyacyl-ACP dehydratase, whose product MSKKQKTIQKEVSLSGVGIHTGNTVNMTIKPAPVNHGFAFSRIDLEGAPIIEAKAEYVVNTQRGTNLERNGVQIQTSEHVLAAAVGLDIDNLLIELDSSEPPIMDGSSKYFVEALESAGIQEQDADIEEYVVKEIISFKDEVTGSEIILMPSDEYQVTTMVDFGTKILGTQNANLEKISDFKTEIADARTFSFLHEIEMLLEHDLIKGGDLNNAIVYVDKELSAATMEKLKTAFKKDNIAVKPNGILDNLTLHWANEAARHKLLDVIGDLALVGIRIRGKVIANKPGHLINTSFAKKLAKIIKQEKRNNVPQYDLNLPPLMDIHQIMDVLPHRPPFLLIDRILELSDTHVVGMKNVTMNENFFVGHFPGSPVMPGVLQVEAMAQCGGVLVLHTVPDPENYLTYFMKMDKVKFKQKVLPGDTLTFKCELITPIRRGICHMQAYAYANGKIVAEAELMAQIARKK is encoded by the coding sequence ATGAGTAAAAAGCAAAAGACAATTCAGAAAGAGGTAAGTTTATCTGGCGTAGGTATACACACTGGTAACACTGTAAATATGACTATAAAACCTGCACCTGTTAATCATGGTTTTGCTTTTAGCAGAATAGATTTAGAGGGAGCGCCAATTATTGAGGCAAAAGCAGAGTATGTTGTAAATACACAAAGAGGAACTAACCTAGAACGCAATGGAGTTCAAATTCAGACTTCAGAGCATGTTTTGGCTGCTGCTGTCGGTTTAGATATAGACAACCTTTTAATAGAATTAGATTCTTCAGAACCACCAATTATGGATGGTTCTTCTAAATATTTTGTAGAAGCATTAGAAAGTGCGGGTATACAAGAGCAAGATGCAGATATAGAAGAATATGTAGTAAAAGAAATTATTTCTTTTAAGGATGAAGTTACAGGTAGCGAAATTATTTTAATGCCATCAGATGAATACCAAGTGACAACTATGGTAGATTTTGGAACTAAAATATTAGGTACGCAAAACGCAAATCTAGAAAAGATTTCTGATTTTAAAACAGAAATTGCAGATGCTAGAACGTTTAGTTTTTTACATGAAATAGAAATGCTTTTAGAGCACGACCTTATTAAAGGTGGTGATTTAAACAATGCTATTGTGTATGTAGATAAAGAATTGTCTGCAGCAACCATGGAAAAATTAAAAACTGCATTTAAAAAAGATAATATAGCTGTTAAGCCAAACGGTATTTTAGATAACCTTACTTTACATTGGGCTAATGAAGCTGCAAGACATAAGTTATTAGATGTAATTGGAGATTTAGCTTTAGTTGGTATTAGAATTAGAGGTAAAGTTATTGCTAATAAACCAGGACACTTAATTAATACTTCATTTGCAAAGAAATTAGCAAAAATTATTAAGCAGGAAAAAAGAAATAACGTTCCTCAATACGATTTGAATTTACCTCCTTTAATGGATATTCATCAGATTATGGATGTGCTACCTCATAGACCTCCATTTTTATTAATTGATAGAATTTTAGAGCTTTCTGATACACATGTTGTTGGTATGAAAAATGTAACCATGAACGAAAACTTTTTCGTGGGACATTTTCCAGGATCACCTGTAATGCCAGGAGTTTTACAAGTTGAAGCAATGGCACAATGTGGTGGAGTTTTAGTTTTACACACGGTTCCGGATCCAGAAAACTATCTAACTTACTTTATGAAGATGGATAAAGTAAAGTTTAAACAAAAAGTTTTACCTGGAGATACTTTAACATTTAAATGTGAGTTAATTACCCCAATAAGAAGAGGTATTTGCCACATGCAAGCGTATGCTTATGCGAACGGAAAAATAGTTGCAGAAGCAGAATTAATGGCTCAAATTGCTAGAAAAAAATAA
- the lpxA gene encoding acyl-ACP--UDP-N-acetylglucosamine O-acyltransferase has protein sequence MNQPLAYVHPQAKIARNVVIEPFTTIHNNVTIGSGTWIGSNVTIMEGAKIGENCRIFPGAVISAIPQDLKFNDEETTVEIGNNVTIRECVTINRGTSDRMKTKIGDNCLIMAYCHIAHDTFVGDNCIFSNNTTLAGHVTIGDNVVLAGMVAVHQFASIGNHSFVTGGSLVRKDVPPFVKAAREPLAYVGINSVGLRRRGFSTEKIREIQDIYRILFQRNYNNSQAIDIIEAEMEATPERDEIIQFIKESHRGIMKGYSKAN, from the coding sequence ATGAATCAACCTTTAGCGTATGTACATCCGCAAGCAAAAATAGCAAGAAACGTAGTAATAGAACCTTTTACTACCATTCATAATAATGTAACCATTGGTTCTGGAACTTGGATTGGATCTAACGTAACTATTATGGAAGGTGCTAAGATTGGTGAAAATTGTAGAATTTTTCCAGGAGCAGTAATTTCTGCAATTCCACAAGATTTAAAATTTAATGATGAAGAAACTACTGTAGAGATTGGTAATAACGTTACTATTAGAGAATGTGTTACTATAAACAGAGGTACTTCAGACAGAATGAAAACCAAAATTGGTGACAATTGTTTAATTATGGCGTATTGTCATATAGCACATGATACCTTTGTTGGTGATAATTGTATTTTTTCTAATAATACAACCTTAGCAGGTCATGTTACTATTGGAGACAATGTTGTTTTAGCAGGTATGGTTGCAGTGCATCAATTTGCATCTATAGGAAATCACTCTTTTGTAACAGGTGGTTCTTTGGTAAGAAAAGATGTTCCTCCGTTTGTAAAAGCTGCAAGAGAACCGCTTGCTTATGTAGGTATTAATTCTGTAGGATTAAGAAGAAGAGGCTTTTCAACAGAAAAGATAAGAGAAATTCAGGATATTTATAGGATACTTTTTCAAAGAAATTATAATAATTCACAAGCAATTGATATTATAGAAGCAGAAATGGAAGCAACTCCAGAACGCGATGAGATTATTCAATTTATTAAAGAATCTCATAGAGGAATTATGAAAGGTTATTCTAAAGCGAACTAA
- the sucD gene encoding succinate--CoA ligase subunit alpha — MSVLVNKNSKIIVQGFTGSEGTFHAGQMIDYGTNVVGGVTPGKGGQEHLGKPVFNTVKESVDEVGADTSIIFVPPAFAADAIMEAADAGIKVIICITEGIPTADMVKVKAYIDGRDCRLIGPNCPGVITPDEAKVGIMPGFIFKKGKVGIVSKSGTLTYEAADQVVKQGYGITTAIGIGGDPIIGTTTKEAVELLMNDPETEAIVMIGEIGGNLEAEAAQWIKADGNRKPVVGFIAGQTAPAGRTMGHAGAIVGGADDTAQAKMKILAENGIHVVSSPAKIGEMIAKVLK; from the coding sequence ATGAGTGTTTTAGTAAATAAGAATTCAAAAATTATTGTTCAAGGTTTTACAGGTAGTGAAGGTACTTTTCATGCTGGTCAAATGATTGATTATGGAACGAATGTAGTTGGAGGGGTAACTCCAGGAAAAGGAGGTCAAGAGCATTTAGGAAAACCAGTTTTTAATACTGTAAAAGAATCTGTAGATGAAGTAGGAGCTGATACTTCTATTATTTTTGTACCACCAGCATTTGCTGCTGATGCAATTATGGAAGCTGCAGACGCAGGAATTAAAGTGATTATTTGTATTACAGAAGGGATTCCTACTGCAGATATGGTAAAAGTAAAAGCTTATATTGATGGTAGAGACTGTAGATTAATTGGTCCTAACTGTCCAGGTGTAATTACGCCAGACGAAGCTAAAGTTGGTATTATGCCAGGTTTTATCTTTAAAAAAGGTAAAGTAGGTATTGTTTCTAAATCAGGAACTTTAACATATGAAGCAGCAGACCAAGTTGTAAAACAAGGATACGGAATTACAACTGCAATTGGTATTGGAGGAGATCCAATTATTGGAACTACAACAAAAGAAGCTGTTGAATTATTAATGAATGACCCAGAAACAGAAGCAATTGTAATGATTGGTGAAATTGGTGGTAATTTAGAAGCAGAAGCTGCACAATGGATTAAAGCTGATGGAAACAGAAAACCAGTTGTTGGTTTTATAGCAGGTCAAACTGCACCAGCAGGAAGAACAATGGGGCACGCAGGTGCAATTGTTGGTGGAGCTGATGATACAGCACAAGCAAAAATGAAAATTTTAGCAGAAAATGGAATTCACGTTGTGAGTTCTCCAGCTAAAATTGGTGAAATGATTGCAAAAGTCTTAAAATAA
- a CDS encoding UDP-3-O-(3-hydroxymyristoyl)glucosamine N-acyltransferase gives MKFQKPQTLQQIATLIDTTFIGDENFEILGINEIHVVEKGDIVFVDHPKYYDKALNSAATTILINKKVDCPVGKALLISEDPFRDFNKITKYFNPFIAAKASISETAIIGENTVIQPNVFIGNNVSIGKNCVIHPNVTIYDNSVIGNNVTIHANTVLGADAFYYKNRPEGFDKLISGGRVVLEDNVDLGASCTIDKGVTGDTTIGKGTKIDNQVHVGHDTKIGKKCLIASQTGIAGCVIIEDEVTIWGQVGTNSGITIGKGAIILGQTGVTKSVAGGKSYFGTPVSESREKLKEMAEIKRFLKDRK, from the coding sequence ATGAAATTCCAAAAACCACAAACGCTTCAGCAAATAGCAACACTAATAGATACTACATTTATTGGTGATGAAAATTTCGAGATTTTAGGAATCAACGAAATTCATGTTGTAGAAAAAGGAGATATTGTTTTTGTAGATCATCCTAAGTACTATGACAAGGCGTTAAATTCTGCTGCAACCACAATATTAATCAACAAAAAAGTTGATTGCCCGGTTGGAAAGGCATTATTAATTTCTGAAGATCCTTTTCGTGATTTTAATAAAATTACAAAATATTTTAATCCTTTTATAGCAGCGAAAGCAAGTATTTCTGAAACCGCTATTATTGGAGAAAACACAGTAATACAGCCCAATGTATTTATTGGAAACAATGTTTCTATTGGTAAAAACTGTGTAATTCATCCTAATGTAACTATCTACGATAATTCAGTTATTGGTAATAATGTTACTATACATGCGAATACGGTTTTAGGAGCAGATGCATTTTATTATAAAAACAGACCAGAAGGATTTGATAAATTGATTTCTGGTGGTAGAGTAGTTTTAGAAGATAATGTAGATTTAGGAGCATCTTGTACTATAGATAAAGGTGTTACAGGAGATACAACTATTGGAAAAGGTACAAAAATTGACAATCAAGTTCATGTAGGTCATGATACTAAGATTGGAAAAAAATGTTTAATAGCTTCACAAACAGGTATTGCTGGTTGTGTAATTATTGAAGATGAAGTAACAATTTGGGGACAAGTTGGTACAAATAGCGGAATTACCATAGGTAAAGGCGCTATAATTCTTGGTCAAACAGGAGTTACAAAATCTGTTGCGGGAGGAAAAAGTTATTTCGGAACTCCAGTTTCAGAATCAAGAGAAAAATTAAAAGAAATGGCAGAAATAAAACGTTTTTTAAAAGATAGAAAGTAA
- the efp gene encoding elongation factor P produces MATTSDIRNGLCIRYNNDIYKIIEFLHVKPGKGPAFVRTKLKSVSNGKVVDNTFPAGRKIEDVRVETHKFQFLYHDGEFYHFMNEADYTQIRLLEAALDNPGLMKEGEIVTIIINSEDNMPLSVDLPASVILEVTHAEPGVKGNTATNATKPATVETGASVNVPLFINEGDKIKVETTKGTYQERIKE; encoded by the coding sequence ATGGCAACAACATCAGATATTAGAAACGGATTGTGTATTAGATACAACAACGATATATATAAAATTATAGAATTTTTACATGTTAAACCTGGTAAAGGACCTGCATTTGTAAGAACAAAATTAAAAAGTGTTAGTAACGGTAAAGTAGTCGATAATACTTTTCCTGCAGGTAGAAAAATTGAAGATGTACGTGTAGAAACTCATAAATTTCAGTTTTTATATCATGATGGTGAATTTTATCACTTTATGAATGAAGCAGATTATACACAAATTCGTTTGTTAGAAGCAGCTTTAGATAATCCTGGATTAATGAAGGAAGGAGAAATTGTTACTATTATCATCAACTCAGAAGATAATATGCCACTTTCTGTAGATTTACCAGCAAGTGTAATTTTAGAAGTTACCCATGCAGAACCTGGTGTTAAAGGAAACACAGCTACAAATGCAACAAAACCTGCTACAGTAGAAACAGGAGCATCTGTAAATGTACCATTATTTATAAATGAAGGTGATAAGATTAAGGTAGAAACTACAAAAGGAACGTATCAAGAACGTATTAAAGAGTAA